A stretch of Arctopsyche grandis isolate Sample6627 chromosome 9, ASM5162203v2, whole genome shotgun sequence DNA encodes these proteins:
- the LOC143917364 gene encoding dynein light chain Tctex-type 5-like has product MSIEESKKHVRTHQNTYRVEPKRPFDVAKTKIHLKNVLELNLKEIEYSDQCAKELCFTIVEEIKTGIKSENFDRYRIIVAVVIGEKKMQGVQINHTFLWDPRRDKYVNHLYETNNFYAQATVYGVYLD; this is encoded by the exons ATGTCAATCGAAGAAAGCAAGAAACACGTGAGAACCCACCAGAACACTTATCGTGTCGAGCCAAAGCGACCGTTCGACGTCGCGAAGACGAAAATTCATCTAAAAAATGTATTGGAATTGAACTTGAAAGAAATCGAATATTCGGATCAGTGTGCAAAGGAATTGTGTTTCACTATCGTCGAAGAAATAAAAACGGGTATAAAAAGCGAAAATTTTGACAG GTATAGGATAATCGTAGCCGTAGTGATTGGCGAAAAAAAGATGCAAGGAGTTCAAATAAACCATACATTTCTTTGGGATCCTCGGAGAGACAAATATGTGAACCATTTGTACGAAACCAATAATTTTTACGCTCAAGCTACAGTATACGGGGTTTATTtggattaa
- the Usp15-31 gene encoding ubiquitin specific protease 15/31 — MRGLDVIVTLTDDCTCNCNCNTNTNGPVGNLSGNGNRHIMGGDTRLRRTFTLPRNPFNRIATTANPSAPNNTQQQQQQQQQQQQQQHDTPHAHCPAAATDTGIGTGTGTGTEGQPQHGRRVFRRPSWKKFINKIATRINASTGKQQMKENMEVNVDRVPPWPPDRTPGATGLRNHGNTCFMNAVLQCLSHTDIIAEYFVLDQYKVDLSRRNKLNSKKFGTRGEVTEQLALILKALWACQYYPELSTSFKAVVERHGSQYRGSSQHDAQEFLLWLLDKVHEDLNTATKKKYKTIKNTVGRPDEVVAAETLANHVRCNSSFVQAVFQAQFRSSLACPRCHRQSNTFDPFHCISVQLPHLADRPLLVTVIYVNQQPRCVRLGVRVSASAAVRELRTILTNDTGIPAEDIVLVEVTDTGFSRTLSDCQPVWTMDSTNSPADGATALYCIEVPQLTPPPPTEPPAPYVLLLWLNLLIDENKVERFGSPYIMQVSRETGYDDLQKLMLKEMASMVAPGVLTSQQDPGELRIRLIDPAADQADPNHYLQPELEHPLFTEGVEQALALCGEKAGPPHLKLLLEWEKCTRDRLLLDYSESCEQHSSVAEVMQEGGTSTRLSLADCLAHYTRAETLAMEDAWRCPECQQYLPVVKTLGLWSLPDILVIHLKRFRQQQIKGRNSTKLTTMVDFPLYNFDMTPHLANKDGLPNNPMLLGGVGWSPWKRPRKISTTNDNSYDLYSVCYHHGNDLETGHYTAACKNPYDQQWYKFDDTRVTLIPNDDVTTELINSSAYILFYQRRHGNFVGCSSNSSSAASTSSIGSNSDHWAARMPKFTYQPKKDNSLEKKTQNATKQSDSTKAPVNEKPVPTEEIEMSNFTETAAHLRTSTSSLQDNRSDCNRDQIDTSPADEKNLRNSISLSDNLRISTNNVAPVDANDVKFELEADKLINKDSLYTMGESRRNTLSEYRNANDEFNGTHFHNEIHRNSISLTVDPYLHHKDIHVNPKMTISKTSDKSTCLNGTSDTLKNGDCNPKDYSFSKFSKRETERSQKVSAVRTSLYENSILEPSPAIGWLRGDKGYSTLRPRHCLDDVDTHKDHHSDDEAPLARNNWMSPPSLRRPVVFSSE; from the exons ATGCGCGGCCTCGACGTCATCGTCACTCTCACCGACGACTGCACCTGCAACTGCAACTGCAACACCAACACCAACGGTCCCGTTGGTAACCTCAGCGGAAACGGAAACCGACACATCATGGGTGGAGACACGAGACTGCGGCGCACCTTCACGCTGCCCAGGAATCCCTTCAACCGCATCGCCACAACCGCCAACCCCTCCGCCCCCAACAACAcccagcagcagcagcaacagcagcaacaacaacaacaacaacaacacgaCACACCCCACGCCCACTGCCCCGCTGCGGCCACCGACACTGGCAtcggaaccggaaccggaactggaaCCGAAGGACAGCCCCAACATGGGCGCCGCGTCTTCCGCCGCCCCTCCTGGAAGAAGTTCATCAACAAAATCGCGACCCGCATCAACGCCTCCACC GGAAAACAGCAAATGAAAGAAAATATGGAAGTGAATGTTGATCGCGTGCCACCGTGGCCTCCGGACCGTACTCCCGGTGCGACGGGGCTTCGCAATCACGGCAACACCTGCTTCATGAACGCCGTCTTGCAATGTCTGTCGCACACCGACATCATCGCCGAATACTTTGTGCTGGATCAGTACAAAGTGGACCTCTCCAGGAGAAACAAACTCAATTCGAAAAAGTTTGGCACTCGAGGAGAAGTCACGGAGCAGCTAGCGCTCATACTCAAAGCCCTGTGGGCTTGCCAATATTACCCCGAACTCAGCACCAGCTTCAAA gcGGTCGTAGAAAGACATGGATCACAATATAGAGGAAGTAGTCAACACGACGCCCAAGAATTTCTATTATGGCTCTTAGATAAAGTCCACGAAGACCTGAACACAGCTactaaaaagaaatataaaactataaaa AACACAGTTGGGAGACCCGACGAAGTAGTGGCAGCTGAAACTTTGGCCAATCACGTTAGGTGCAATAGTTCGTTTGTGCAAGCGGTCTTTCAAGCCCAATTTCGATCGTCGTTAGCTTGTCCTAGATGCCATCGTCAAAGCAATACGTTCGATCCATTTCACTGCATCAGTGTACAGTTGCCTCATTTAGCCGATAGACCTCTTCTCGTCAca GTAATATACGTAAACCAACAGCCTCGGTGTGTGAGACTGGGAGTGCGCGTTTCAGCCAGCGCAGCAGTTCGCGAACTTCGAACCATCCTCACCAACGACACCGGAATCCCCGCCGAGGACATAGTTTTGGTCGAGGTCACCGATACGG GTTTTTCGAGGACTCTCAGCGATTGTCAACCCGTTTGGACTATGGATTCTACGAATTCGCCAGCCGACGGTGCCACTGCTTTATATTGCATAGAAGTGCCGCAGTTAACGCCTCCTCCACCCACCGAACCGCCCGCCCCATACGTTTTACTCTTGTGGCTCAATTTGTTAATTGACGAAAATAAAGTGGAACGATTCG GCTCACCATATATTATGCAAGTATCGCGCGAAACGGGATACGACGATTTGCAGAAATTAATGCTCAAAGAAATGGCGAGTATGGTGGCACCCGGTGTTCTCACCTCACAACAGGACCCTGGAGAGCTACGAATACGTCTCATCGACCCTGCTGCCGATCAAGCCGATCCTaatcattatttacagccagAG TTGGAGCATCCTCTTTTTACCGAAGGAGTGGAACAAGCTCTGGCATTGTGCGGAGAAAAAGCTGGTCCACCTCATCTTAAACTTTTGTTAGAAtgggaaaaatgcactcgagatag ATTATTACTCGACTATTCGGAATCTTGCGAGCAGCATAGCAGTGTGGCCGAAGTGATGCAAGAAGGTGGAACTTCGACCAGATTATCACTTGCCGACTGTCTCGCGCACTATACCAGAGCTGAAACGTTAGCTATGGAGGATGCTTGGAG ATGTCCCGAATGTCAGCAATACTTACCCGTTGTAAAAACTCTTGGCTTGTGGTCACTACCTGATATTTTAGTAATACATTTAAAACGATTTAGACA ACAACAAATTAAAGGGAGAAATAGCACCAAGTTGACCACAATGGTCGACTTTCCTCTGTACAATTTCGACATGACTCCCCACTTGGCCAATAAAGACGGCCTGCCGAATAACCCCATGCTCCTCGGCGGAGTGGGATGGTCGCCGTGGAAGAGGCCGAGAAAAATATCGACGACCAACGATAATTCGTACGATTTGTATTCCGTTTGCTATCATCACGGAAACGATCTGGAAACGGGACACTACACGGCCGCGTGTAAAAATCCCTACGATCAACAGTGGTACAAATTCGACGACACCCGTGTTACTCTCATACCAAACGACGATGTGACCACCGAACTAATAAATAGCAGTGCATACATTTTGTTCTATCAACGGAGACACGGAAACTTTGTGGGATGCAGCTCCAATTCCAGCTCGGCCGCCAGCACCAGCTCCATCGGCTCCAACAGCGACCATTGGGCGGCAAGGATGCCCAAATTCACCTATCAACCAAAGAAAGACAACAGCCTCGAAAAGAAAACTCAGAATGCCACCAAACAAAGCGACAGTACCAAAGCTCCCGTCAACGAGAAACCCGTACCCACGGAAGAAATAGAAATGTCAAACTTCACAGAGACGGCGGCTCATTTGAGGACGAGCACGTCTAGCTTGCAAGACAACCGCTCTGATTGCAATCGAGATCAAATCGACACTTCGCCCGCCGACGAGAAGAATCTTCGCAACTCCATCTCCCTATCAGACAACTTGAGAATAAGCACCAACAACGTCGCTCCTGTCGACGCCAACGACGTCAAATTCGAACTGGAGGCTGACAAACTGATCAATAAAGACAGTTTATACACCATGGGCGAAAGCAGAAGGAACACCCTGAGCGAATACAGAAATGCCAACGACGAGTTCAACGGAACTCACTTCCACAACGAAATCCACAGAAACTCAATCAGTCTGACAGTCGATCCGTATCTCCACCACAAAGACATTCACGTCAATCCCAAAATGACGATATCCAAGACGTCCGACAAAAGCACTTGCCTCAACGGAACGAGTGATACGTTGAAGAACGGCGATTGCAATCCCAAAGATTATAGTTTTTCGAAATTTTCCAAAAGAGAAACGGAACGAAGTCAGAAAGTGAGTGCTGTGCGAACATCGCTCTACGAGAACTCTATTCTAGAACCGTCACCGGCGATCGGATGGCTGCGCGGAGACAAAGGATACTCGACTCTTCGGCCGCGTCACTGTCTCGACGACGTGGACACTCACAAAGATCATCACTCGGACGATGAAGCGCCGCTCGCCAGAAACAATTGG ATGTCTCCGCCATCACTGCGACGGCCCGTAGTTTTTAGTAGCGAATAA
- the LOC143916294 gene encoding uncharacterized protein LOC143916294 — protein MSKQNKITSYFNNKNNSDEKNGSTFKSEMDGSNKMNKPKTEFKEYSSEDADQITTIDLISDSENDEKLKKLLSVDEEDQLLLVSLLQYESSQENSPKKNPFKPDDSTNFFTAMVEDFLSKPPLHHLFSDGDIQLIDSFSRLPSVDHRKLLVRIYWLQWKWYKVSNMVVKYLDIDAIDDYSRCIVELLQSQGFFLKGENFMSHEDWAAVLNKADLVKVCKHFKIQVAKADKGTLLSALKKFSGTKSIFNNAKAESRSMDNVVLKMFSKTAGECIKISENCKSIFDRLHLLIYLGVNPVILRDKQLNLMLMNVRNGQQHFPTDGIDLDCPSRIFPSKLHFEEYVRARDIFEQLLKLSSSPPCDHEAVVKISRQCYQYYEKLSKNETISNWYPEPWMHRFTPCYCYVKALEISIGSYKALKTDDHLNEALSILDSMLMQKQYRQNKRALWHDEKALILQTRFRQFEKAANVLITALEEKEISEDAKAPLKDRARRLARQKNINLSKEIRQNLLKSSEDSLIDTIPSRDISANSVDDKMPGKKARYVCRDVVSDETIYSSVEDYALLHYINNLQYSDGDHLEGRIITSIFVLLFWDIIYSNTEKGTGIFITRYQEAPLDLYTDGFYQNRKEKIEERLTDIESRWAGMDEIITFMNDNFVSRKESEVSLFNKQLEWNKLTEIVSCLGRNALSCICRRLALNYQYAHSGFPDLTVWNRLSKKIKFVEVKGDGDKLSHKQIQWMLYLMKCGIETEVCYVHKGTSKRKTPKKSLETGIDSKKKRKPKSTSREKGKEKVAEATPKKIENLKHESPQSSPIAKKSPKSPNKATNSNYVSECYLRSPTKFSRGVGFFASPTSSSSETKTSPLKSRKRLSLSLTRRRIFDIDK, from the exons ATGTCAaagcaaaataaaatcacatcatattttaacaataaaaataattccgaCGAAAAAAATGGCAGCACTTTTAAATCAGAGATGGATGGATCGAACAAAATGAATAAACCTAaaaccgaatttaaagaatactCAAGTGAAGACGCAGACCAAATAACTACCATAGATCTGATATCTGACAGTGAAAATGATGAAAAGCTTAAAAAGCTTCTGTCGGTAGACGAAGAGGATCAACTTTTACTCGTGAGCTTATTGCAATATGAATCTAGTCAGGAAAATTCTCcgaaaaaaaaccctttcaaGCCCGACGATTCCACAAACTTCTTTACCGCAATGGTGGAAGACTTTTTATCGAAACCGCCTTTACATCACCTCTTCAGCGATGGCGATATTCAATTGATTGATTCGTTCTCTCGGTTACCATCCGTAGATCATAGAAAATTACTAGTCCGAATCTATTGGCTTCAGTGGAAGTGGTACAAAGTTTCCAATATGGTTGTGAAATATTTGGACATAGATGCTATCGATGATTATAGTAGATGCATCGTAGAGCTCTTGCAAAGCCAAGGCTTCTTTTTAAAGG GCGAAAATTTTATGAGTCACGAAGATTGGGCTGCCGTATTGAATAAAGCAGATCTGGTGAAAGTTTGCAAGCATTTTAAAATACAGGTAGCCAAAGCAGACAAGGGCACCTTGTTGAGTGCCCTCAAAAAATTTTCGGGCACAAAGTCTATATTTAACAATGCCAAAGCGGAATCGCGATCTATGGATAATGtcgttttaaaaat GTTTAGTAAAACGGCCGGGGAATGCATCAAAATTTCTGAAAATTGTAAATCGATATTTGATCGTTTGCATTTGTTGATATATTTAGGCGTCAATCCAGTAATTCTCCGAGATAAACAACTCAATCTAATGTTGATGAATGTGAGAAATGGACAACAACATTTTCCCACCGATGGAATTGATCTGGATTGCCCGAGTCGTATTTTTCCATCAAAACTACACTTTGAAGA GTATGTTCGTGCTCGCGATATTTTTGAACAGCTTCTGAAGCTGAGCAGTTCTCCGCCGTGTGATCACGAAGCAGTTGTGAAAATATCGAGACAGTGCTATCAATATTACGAAAAATTGTCCAAAAATGAAACCATTAGTAATTG GTATCCTGAGCCGTGGATGCATCGGTTCACGCCGTGCTATTGTTATGTTAAAGCTTTGGAAATAAGTATAGGGTCATACAAAGCATTGAAAACTGATGATCATTTAAACGAAGCGCTTTCAATTCTCGACTCGATGTTGATGCAAAAACAATACAGGCAAAATAAGCGCGCTCTGTGGCACGACGAAAAGGCTTTGATTCTGCAAACCAGATTTCGCCAATTTGAGAAG GCTGCGAATGTTTTGATCACCGCCCTGGAAGAAAAAGAAATATCGGAAGATGCGAAGGCTCCGTTGAAAGATCGAGCTCGAAGGTTGGCTCGTcagaaaaatatcaatttgtcGAAAGAGATCCGCCAAAATTTATTAAAGTCATCTGAAGACAGTCTGATAGATACGATACCTTCTAGAGATATATCTGCTAATTCCGTAGATGA TAAAATGCCGGGGAAAAAAGCGAGATACGTGTGCAGAGATGTAGTATCGGACGAAACAATATACTCATCTGTTGAAGATTATGCGCTTTTACATtatatcaataatttacaatataGTGATG gTGACCATTTGGAAGGTAGAATTATAACGTCAATATTTGTCCTACTATTTTGGGATATAATTTATTCCAATACGGAAAAAGGAACAGGTATATTCATAACACGTTATCAGGAAGCTCCATTAGATCTTTATACGGATGGTTTCTATCAGAATAGGAAAGAGAAAATCGAAGAAAGACTCACAGATATCGAGAGCAGGTGGGCGGGAATGGATGAAATCATCACATTTATGAATGATAACTTTGTATCACGAAAAGAAA GTGAAGTTTCGCTGTTTAATAAACAACTGGAGTGGAACAAACTGACGGAAATAGTTAGCTGCTTAGGAAGAAATGCGTTGAGTTGTATATGCAGGCGATTGGCTTTGAATTATCAGTATGCCCATTCTGGATTTCCAGATTTAACTGTGTGGAATCGTTTAAGTAAAAAG ATCAAATTTGTGGAAGTCAAAGGCGACGGTGATAAATTATCGCACAAACAAATCCAATGGATGTTGTATTTGATGAAATGCGGCATCGAAACTGAAGTTTGTTACGTGCATAAAGGCACTAGTAAGAGAAAGACCCCTAAAAAGTCGTTGGAAACTGGTATCGACTCCAAGAAGAAACGAAAACCAAAGTCCACTTCACGAGAAAAAGGAAAGGAAAAAGTGGCAGAGGCGACACcaaagaaaattgaaaatttaaaacacgAATCTCCCCAGTCGTCTCCGATCGCTAAGAAGTCTCCAAAATCACCCAATAAGGCTACCAACTCTAATTACGTTTCAGAATGTTATTTGCGGTCTCCTACTAAGTTCAGTAGAGGTGTGGGTTTCTTCGCTTCTCcgacttcatccagcagtgaaacGAAAACTAGTCCCCTCAAGTCGAGGAAGCGTTTGTCTCTCTCTTTGACGAGGAGACGTATTTTTGATATTGATAAATGA